The Croceibacterium sp. TMG7-5b_MA50 genome segment GCGCCAGCAGCAACGCGGCGGTGAGGGCGGGCGACAGGAACTCGTCCCCACCCGGCTCCCAACCCTGGTAATCGCTGCGCCCGGCATAGCCATCCATGGCATAGCGATCGATCGCGGCGAGCAGCGCGGGATCGCGCCCCACCGCCCATTCGCGCGCCAGCACCAGCGCAAAGGCAGTGTTGAAGTGCGTGCCGGTGGTGATCGGATAGGTCAGGACTTGCAGGTAATCGCCCAGCATGCCGGCGAAGCGGCGCGCCAGCGGCTCCAGCGCGGGGCCGAGAAGGTCGGGGGACAGCCGCTCCGCCGCGTGGTGCAGCGCCAGCAGCCAGGCCCAGCCATAGGGGCGCTCGAATCCGCGCGCGCTCGGCCGGTCGAGATAGGCCAGCTCCACCGCCAGTTTTTCGGCCGTGAAGGTCCCCGCCGCCAGCGTGTCGATCTCGTCCGCCGGGGCCATGTCGGGGAACAGGCGGCGCAGCGTCAGCAGCGTCCACCAGCCATGGACGCAGCTATGCCAGTCGAAGCTGCCGAAGAACACCGGGTGCAGCACGCGCGGGGGCAGGGCGTCGGCATCCGCCACCAGCACATGGTCCAGCTTGTGCGGGTATTCGCGCGCCACATGGCCCAGCGCGATGGGGGCGAAGCGGGCGGCGATGTCGGGGGTCAGGGTCATGGTCATGGAAAGGCCAGCCAGTAGATCAGCAGGAGGTTGCAGGCGAGTAGCGGGACGGCGGTGCCCCATTGCATACGGATGACGCCATACTGGCTCTTCAGGTCGAGCAGCGCGGCGGGCACGATGTTGAAGTTCGCCGCCATCGGCGTCAGCAGCGTGCCGCAAAAGCCCGCCAGCATGCCGATCGCGCCCACCACCGGCGCGTTGCCGCCATATTGCTGCACCAGCACGGGGATGCCGATCGCGGTCGCCATCACCGGGAAGGCGGCGAAGGCGTTGCCCATGATGATCGTGAACCCCGCCATGCCGAGGCAGTAGAGCGCGACCGACAGGAACAGGCTGCCTTCCGGGATGGCCGCGCCGGCGAAGCCGCCGATGATCTCCCCCACGCCCGCCAGCGCGAAGATGCCGCCCAACGCCGCCAGCATCTGCGGCAGCAGCGCGGCCCAGCCGATCGAATCCATCAGCCGCCGCCCTTCCTGCAAGGGGGCTGCCAACGGCGGTCGCAGCGTGCGGAACGCCACCGCCAGCGCCAGCAGCGTGCCGATGCCCAGCAGGATCAGCGTCTCGCGCCGCGCCTCGAACAGGCCGGTCGTGCCCAGCGGGGTGTAGCTGTAGAGCAGCGTGCCGATGACGGCGGTCAGCGGGATGACCAATGCGGGCACGAACAGCCGGTTGCCATGCCGCGCCGCCAGCGCGCTGCGTTCGGCGGGGCTGGTGGTCGCCGGCGCGCTGCGGCCGATCCGCCCGGTCCCGGCCAGCGCCACCAGCGCCAGTACCAGGATACCGTTGGCGAGGTCCGACAGGTGGCTGCCGGCCAGGAAGCTTGCCGCCACCAGCCCCCAGAACGCGCCATTGCCCCACCGCTTCGGATTGGCGCGATCGCGCACGCTCAGCACGCTCCACGCGGCGAACACCGCGCCGGTCAGCAGGTACAGCCATTCCAGCGTGATCATGGCCTGCCACGCCCCAGACGGCGGTCGAACCACAGCACCCGCCCGCCATGGATGGCAAAGGCGCACAGGGCGGTCGGGATCGCCCAGACCGACAGCTGCAGCGGCGTCAGCGGATAGCCGGCGCTCTCGAACACGCCCTGGATCAGCAGAATGGACGCGATGGCGAAGAAGATGTCCTCGCCGAAGAACAGCCCGATATTGTCGGTCGCCGCGGCCATGCCCAGCACCTGCTCGCGCTCGTCCTCCGCCAGGTCGCCATGGCTCGTCTCCGCGGCGGCGAGCGCCATCGGGGCGAGCAGCGGGCGCACGGCCTGCGGGTGGCCGCCGATATCCTTCAGCCCCAGCGCGGCGGTCAGCTGCCGGAACCCGAGATACAGCAGCAGCAGCCGGCCCATCGTCGCGCCCCGGACCGCGCCGATCAGCGCCCGCGCGCGCTCCTGCAGGCCATATCGTTCCAGCAGGCCGATCACCGGCAGCACGATCCAGCTGACGGAGATATAGCGATTGTCGTTGAACGCGCGTCCCAGTGCCTCGATTACCCGCACCAGCTCTAATCCCGCCAGCAGCCCGGTGGCGATACCTGCGACCGCCACCACCAGCAGCGGATTGAACCTGAGAACGAAGCCGACGACGACCAGCACGATGCCGATCAGCGGCAGCGCGCTCATGCCTCCGGCTCCCCGAACCCGCCGCCGCCGGGCGTGTGGATCACGAAGGTGTCGCCCGGCTCCATCTGCGCCGATCCGGTCGCGCCCAGCCGCTCCACGCTGCCGTCGGCGCGGCGCACCCAGTTCTCGCCCGGCAGCGCATCGCCGCCGCCCGCCAGCCCACGCGGCGGCACGGCGCGGCGGTTCGCCAGGATGTTGGCGCGCATGGGCTTCAGGAACGTAACCTCCCGCTCCACCCCGTCGCCGCCGGGATGCAGGCCGCGCCCGCCCGATCCGCGGCGGATGGCGAAGCGATCCAGCCGCACGGGCAGGCGCGTCTCCAGGATTTCGGGATCGGTCAGGCGGCTGTTGGTCATGTGCGTCTGCACCGCATCGGTGCCCGGATGATCCGGCCCCGCGCCCGATCCGCCGCAGATCGTCTCGTAATACTGGCGGGTGTCGTCGCCGAAGGTGAAGTTGTTCATCGTCCCCTGGCTCGGCGCCAGCCGGCCGGTGGCGGCGAACAGTGCATCCGTCACCACCTGGCTTGTCTCCACATTGCCCGCCACCACCGCCGCCGGCGGATGGGGGCTGAGCATGGAGCCGTCGGGCACGATCAGCGTCACCGGTTGCAGGCAGCCGTCGTTCAGCGGCACGGCATCGTCGATCAGCGTGCGCAGCACATACAGCGCGGCGGCGCGGGTGATCGATCGCGGGGCGTTAAAATTGCCCGCCAATTGCGCGCTGGTGCCGGTGAAGTCGAAGACCGCCGTGCGCGCCTGCCGGTCGACGCGGATCGCCACCGTGACCTCCGCCTCGTTGTCCATGGCATAGGTGAACGCGCCGTCATCCATGGTGGCGAGCAGCCGGCGAACGCTCTCTGCCGACTGGTCCAGCACATGACCCATATAGGCCGTGATCACGGCGCCCCCATGCTCCGCCGCCGCGCCGGCCAGCAGCTCCGCCCCGCGGGTACAGGCGGCGAGCTGCGCGGCAAGATCGGCCAGATTGCGGTCGGGGCGGCGGGCCGGCCATTCGCCGCTGCCAAGCACGGCGCGCAGCTCCGGCCCCAGCAGGGTGCCGTTTTCGGCCACCAGCAGGTTGTCGATCAGCACGCCTTCCTGGGTGATATCCGTGCTGCCGGGCGGCATCGATCCGGGGGCGGAACCGCCGACATCGGCATGGTGCCCCCGCGCCGCGACGAAGGCGTCGGGAACCGTCGAATCCTTGTCCCAGAATACCGGCACGATCAACGTGATGTCGGGCAGGTGCGTGCCGCCGTGATAGGGATCGTTCAGGGCATAGGCATCGCCGCGCAGCATGCCCCGGCCATCGCGCGCCCTTCCATCAGTGCCGGAACCGCGCATCGCGATCACATGCGCGACCGATTCGCCCATGCTGCCCAGATGCACCGGGATGTGCGGGGCGTTGGCGATCAGGCGTCCCTGCGCATCGAACAGCGCGCAGGAGAAATCGAGCCGTTCCTTGATGTTCACGGAACTGGCGGTCGCCTGCAGCACCGCGCCCATCTCCTCCGCAATGGCCATGAACAGGTTGCCCATGATCTCCAGCCGCACGGGGTCGCGCGCGGTGTCGGCGGTCCCTCGCGCCATGCGGGCGCCTTCACGGCGGAGCACCAGCGTCCCTTCATCCGCCAGGCTGGCGGTCCAGCCCGGCTCGACCACCGTCGTGCTGCCGGGATCAATCACCAGCGCGGGGCCGGGGATCGCCTGCCCCGCATGCAGCGCACCGCGCGGCAGCGTCCGCCACCCGCTGCCGCTGGCGAAATCGGACACCGGCAGCGGTTCCGCCGCCAGCTCGGCCAGTCCGCCGACGCGGCCCGTCGCCGCCACGCTCAGCGCCTCGACGATCACCGGCGTATGCGCGTCGGCGGTGCCGAAGCGGCGGCGGTGCTCGGCGCGGAAGGCGGTGTCCATCGCGGCGGGGTCGGCGCAGTCCAGCGTCAGCGCGGTGTCGCTGTCGGCGAAGCGCAGCCGTGCGCGCGAGGCCAGGGTGATCGCCTCGTCCGGCACGCTCTGGTCCAGCAAGGACTGTCGTGCCTTTGCCTCCAAGGCCGCAAGGCCGGACCCGAACCCGTCCAGCAGCGGTGTGCCCAGCGTGCGTTCGCGAATCGCCTGTACCGGCGCCAGGCCGATGCCCCAGGCCGACAGGACGGAGGCGAGCGGATGGACCAGCACCGTCTCCATCCCCAACGCATCGGCCACCCGCGCAGCATGCTGCCCGCCCGCCCCGCCGAAGCAGGCAAGGGCATAGCCGCGCACATCGTGTCCGCGCGCCACGCTGATCCGGCGGATCGCGGCGGCCATGTTCTCCACCGCGATGGCCAGGAACCCTTCCGCGATCGCGTCCACATCCATGCCGCCGCCGAGCTGGTCCGCGACCTCCTCCAGCCGCAGCCGGCTGGCTTGCGGGTCGAGCGGCTGCTGCCCGTCGGCCCCGAAGACGCGCGGGAAATGCGCGGGATCGATCCGGCCGAGCGCAAGGTTGCAGTCGGTCACCGTCAGCGGGCCGCCGCGGCCGTAACAGGCGGGGCCGGGCTGCGCGCCTGCGCTGGCCGGGCCGACGGCGAAGCGCACCCCGTCGTAACGGCAGATCGAGCCCCCGCCCGCCGCCACCGTGTGGATGCGCATGGCGGGCGCCGCGACACGCACGCCGGCGACGACCTCCTCCGTCGACAATTCGTGGCGGCCGGCGTAGTGGCACACATCGGTGCTGGTGCCGCCCATGTCGAAGCCGATCAGCCGGTCGTGCCCCAGCGGCGCGGCGGCCGCGACCATCCCGACGACGCCGCCCGCGGGCCCCGACAGGATCGCGTCCTTGCCGCGAAACGCGTCCGCCTGCGCCAGCCCGCCGCCCGATTGCATGAAGGACAGCGCGCGGTGGTCCGGCAAGTTGGCCCGCAAAGTGGCGACATAGCGCGCCAGCACCGGCGAGAGATAGGCATCGACCACCGTGGTATCGCCACGGGGCACGTAGCGGATCAGCGGCGCCACCTCGTGACTGGCGCTGACCTGCGCGAAGCCGGCCTCCCGCGCCAGTTCCGCGATGCGGCGTTCGTGCGCCACATGGGTCCAGCCATGTACCAGCACGATCGCCACCGCCGCGAAGCCGTCGGCGCGCAAGCTTGCCAGCTGCGCGCGCACCGCCCCCTCGTCCAGCGGAACCAGCACGGTGCCGTCAACGCCGACCCGCTCCGCCACCTCGACCACCCGTTCGGCCAACTGGTCGGGCAGCACGATATGGCGGGCGAAGATGTCGGGCCGCGCCTGGGTGCCGATGCGCAGGCCATCGGCAAAGCCCGCGGTGGTCAGCAGCGCCACCCGCTCGCCCGTGCGTTCCAGCAGGGCGTTGGTGGCAACGGTGGTGCCGATGCGCAGCTCCGCGATCGGCCCCGGCCCGTGCTCCGCCATCAAACGGCGAACCGCCTCGCTCGCCGCATCGGCGTAGCGGCCGGGATCCTCCGACAGCAGCTTGGCGACGAGCAGCCGCCCGGCCGGGCTGATCGCGATGACATCGGTGAAGGTCCCCCCGCGGTCGATCGCGAAGCGCCAGGCGGGCTGATCGGGCATCATCGCCCGCCTTTTAGTCATGCATCATCGTGTGTCGATGCGCGGCAATCCTGCGGGCGGTGGCACTTGAACAACGTGGTCATCTCCGACCGGAGGAACCGGTCCATCATCGCGCGGGCCAGTTCCGCACCGGCCTCGCCATGCACGATGGTCCTGCTCGCCACCCCGACGCCGAAGGTCAGGATGAACTGGGCAAAGGCGTTGATCGCCGCCTGGTCCGTATCGGGCGGGGCGATCGCGACCAGCGCGGCGGACAGACTGTCCAGTACCCGGTCGTCCAGCGCGCGGTAGATTTCCGCCACCCGCTCGTTACGGGCAGCCTCCGCAATAATCTCCGCCACCAGGGCGTAATCGTTGGACGTATCCGACTGATTGAACCGGCCGAGCCAAGCCCAGATCGCCTGCGGGTCGGCCTGCTCGACGGCGGCGGCCAGCACGTCCTCCTCCAACCAGGCGGCGACATCCGATTCGCAGATGGCGGCGATGATCGCCTCCTTGCTGGCGAAGTCGCGGTAGATCTGCCCGACCTTGATGCCCGACTCGGTGGCGATCTGCGCGATACCAGTCTGGTGGAAGCCCTGCTGTTCGAACAGGCGCCGCGCCACGGCGAGCAGGTGGCTGCGCCGCTCCTGCGCCCGTCCGGCCCTGTCCGGCTTCACGTTCTGATCGGAAACGATGACTGCTCTCCTTTGGGCTTGCCAAGCCGCAGAACCAGGATTACTCGGCGCACAATAGTGTGAGTGAGCGATCACTCATATGCCTGAGCTTGCCGGTGAAGCAAGCGGGACGTGACTGGAAAGGACCGCCGTCAAAGGATCGCCTCGCACGCATGTGGGGGTGAAAACTTGCGGCTGTTCGCGTGCGTGACAGCAGAGTCAATCGAAGGTGGACATGATCAGGATTGCTTCAGCGGCCGCACTGGCCTTGCTCCTCGCGGCGTGCGGCAGTGGTGCGCAGCAGCCGCCACCCGCCGGTCCGCCGCAGGTCGGCTTCGTCACGGTGACGGCGCAGCCGGTGACACTGAGCACCGAGCTGCCGGGCCGCACGACCGCCTACGAGACATCCGAGGTGCGCCCGCAGGTGAACGGCCTGATCCTGGAACGGCTGTTCCAGGAAGGCGACATGGTCCGCAAGGGGCAGCCGCTCTATCGCATCGATCCCGCGCCGTACCGTGCGCAGGTCGCCAGTGCGCGCGCCGCGCTCTCCCGCGCCCGCGCCGGCATCGCCAACAGCCAGGCGCTGGCCCGCCGCTATGGCGAGCTGGTGGAGATCAACGCCATTTCCCGCCAGCAGGCGGAGGATGCGAGTGCCGCCGCGCAGCAGGCGCGGGCCGACGTCGCCGCACAGCAGGCTGCCTTGCAGGCGGCGGAGATCGATCTCGCCCGTACCACCATCCGCGCGCCCATCAGCGGCCGGATCGGGCGGTCGACCTTCACCACCGGCGCGCTGGTCTCCGCCGCGCAGGTGGAACCGCTCACCACCATCCAGCGGCTCGACCCCATCTTTGTCGACATCCAGCAATCGAGTGCCGAGGTGCTGGACCTGCGCCAGCAGCTCGCCTCCGGCGAACTGGACCGCGGCGGCGCCGCCGCGCGCGTGCAGCTGAAGCTGGAGAATGACAGCACCTACCCCGCGGAAGGGCGGCTCAGCTTCACCGACGTGAGCGTCGATCCGACCACCGGCAGCCAGGTGGTCCGCGCCGTGTTCCCCAACCGGCAGGGCCTGCTGCTGCCCGGCATGTATGTCCGGGCGGAGATGGTGGAAGGCACGCGCGCGGATGCGCTGCTGGTGCCGATCCGTGCCGTCACGCGGGACGAACGGGGCAATCCCACCACCATGGTCGTCGGTCCCGACGGCAAGCTGCAGCTGCGCATCCTGACCGCGCCGCGCACGGTGGGCCAGAACTGGCTGGTCACCGGCGGCCTGAAGGCGGGCGACCGCGTCGTCGTCGAAGGCGGGCAGAACCTGCAGGCGGGCACGGCGGTGAAGGCGGTGCCGTACCGCGCACCCGCGCCGGCCGGCGCCGCCCGGCCGCAACCGGCGGCAGCCGCAACGGCGAAGGCGGACTAAGCCGCCATGTCACGCTATTTCATCGACCGGCCCATCTTCGCATGGGTCATCGCCATCGTGCTGATGCTGTTCGGCGTCATCGCCATCAACAGCCTGCCGATCAGCCAGTTTCCGACGATCGCACCGCCGACGGTCACCATCAGCGCCTCCTATCCGGGCGCCGATGCCGAGACGCTGGAGCAGACGACCACGCAGATCATCGAGCAGCAGCTGAAGGGCATCGACAATCTGCGCTACTTCTCCGCCTCGTCCTCCTCGGCCGGGCGGGTCACGATCACGCTGACCTTCGAACAGGGCACCGATCCCGACATCGCGCAGGTGCAGGTGCAGAACAAGCTGCAGGCGGCGACATCGCTGCTGCCGCAGGAGGTGCAGCGCCAGGGCGTGACGGTGGCCAAGTCCGCCGCCAGCTTCCTGCTGGTCGCTGCGATCTATTCCGAAGACGGCAGCCATACGGCGAACGACCTGTCCGATTACATCGTGTCGCAGGTGGTGGACCCGGTCAGCCGCGTGACCGGCGTTGGCGAATTGCAGGTGTTCGGCACGCAATATGCGATGCGCATCTGGGTCGATCCGCTGAAGCTGCGCAGCTACAACCTGACGATCGCCGACGTGACGGCGGCGGTGCAGGCGCAGAATGCGCAGGTTTCCGCCGGCCAGATCGGCCAGCTGCCCGCCCCGGCGGAGCAGGAGCTGAACGCCACCGTTTCCATCCAGTCGCGCCTGCAGACGCCGGAGGAGTTCGGCAATATCCGCCTGCGCACCGATCAGTCGGGCGCCGTGGTGCGCCTGCGCGATGTGGCGCGGGTGACCAAGGGGGCCGAGATCTACGGCTTCGACACGCAGTACAACGGCAAGGCCGCGTCCGGTTTCGGCGTGCGGCTGGCGACGGGTGCCAACGCGCTCGACACCGTGGACGCGGTAAAGGCGGAGGTGGAGCGGATCGCCGCCGGCTTCCCGCCAGACGTGAAGGTCGTCTACCCGTACGATTCCACGCCGTTCGTCCGCCTGTCGGTGGAACAGGTGATCCACACGCTGGTCGAGGCGGTGGTGCTGGTGTTCCTGGTCATGTTCCTGTTCCTGCAGAACTGGCGCGCGACCATCATCCCGACCATCGCGGTGCCGGTGGTGTTGCTGGGCACCTTCGGCGTGATGGCGATGCTCGGCTATTCCATCAACACGCTGACATTGTTCGGCATGGTGCTGGCCATCGGCCTGCTGGTCGATGACGCTATCGTCGTGGTCGAGAACGTGGAGCGTCTGATCCAGACGGAGCATCTTCCGCCCAGAGAGGCGGCGCGAAAGTCCATGGACGAGATCAGCGGCGCGCTGATCGGCATCGGCATGGTCCTTTCGGCGGTGTTCCTGCCAATGGCGTTCTTCGGCGGATCGACCGGCGTAATCTATCGCCAGTTCTCCGTCACCATCGTCGCATCCATGGTGCTGTCGGTGCTGGTGGCGCTGATCCTGACGCCGGCGCTGTGCGCCACCATCCTGAAGCCGCACAAGGCCGACCAGGCGGAAGGCAAGGGGCCGCTCGCCCGCTTCTTCCGCTGGTTCAACCGCACCTTCGATCGCGGCACGCAGAAGTACGAGCGCGGCGTCGTGCGTACGGCGCGCAGCTGGAAGCGTTCGGGCCTGGTCTACCTGCTGATCGTGGCGGTCATGGCCTTCACCTTCTGGCGCCTGCCCAGCGGCTTCCTGCCGGAAGAGGACCAGGGGTCCATGATCGCGCTGGTCCAGGCACCGCCCGGTGCCACCTTGCCCCGCACGCAGCGGGCGCTGGACGTGGTGCGCGACCATTTCCTTGAGACCGAAGCCGCCAATGTCGCCAGCGTGTTCACCGTCAGCGGCTTCTCCTTCGCCGGCCAGGGGCAGAATGCGGGTCTTGCCTTCATCCGCCTGAAGGATTGGGAGGAGCGCCCGGGTGCCGATAACGGCGCGCAGGCGATCGCCATGCGATCAATGGGCACGTTCGCGCAGTACCGCGACGCCAGCATCTTCGCGCTGGTGCCGCCCGCCGTGCAGGAACTGGGCAACGCCACCGGGTTCGACATGTGGCTGGTGGACACCGGCGGCCTTGGTCACGACGGCCTGCTCGCCGCGCGCAACCAGCTGCTGGGCATGGCGGCGGGCGACACCCGCGTCGCGCAGGTCCGCCCGCTCAGTCTGGAGGATGCGCCGCAGCTGTCGGTCGACATCGACCAGGACAAGGCGGGTGCATTGGGGCTGGACCTCAGCGCCATCAACCAGACGATCTCGACCGCCTGGGGCGGCGCCTACGTCAACGACTTCCTGGATCGTGGCCGGACCAAGCGGGTCTATATCCAGGCGGACGAGCAGTACCGTTCGTCCCCTGACGCGATCGGCGACTTCTATGTGCGCGGCAGCAATGGGGAGATGGCACCGTTCACCGCCTTTTCCGACCTGTCGTGGCAACAGGCGCCGGTGGTCCTGACCCGGTACCAGGGGCAGGCGGCGATGCAGCTGCAGGGCGCGCCGGGTGCCGGCCTCAGCACGGGTGCCGCGATGGAGGCCATGGAGGAGATGCAGGCGAAGCTGCCGCCCGGCACCGCGCTGGAATGGACCGGCCTCTCTTACGAGGAGCAATTGTCCGGCGGCCAGGCTCCGGCGCTGTATGCCCTGTCGCTGCTGATCGTGTTCCTGTGCCTTGCCGCCCTGTACGAAAGCTGGTCCGTGCCGATCGCGGTCATGCTGGTGGTGCCGCTGGGCGTCGTCGGTGCGGTGATCGCCGCCGCGCTGACTGGACTCAACAACGACATCTACCTGCAGGTCGGCCTGATCACGACCATCGGCGTGTCGGCGAAGAACGCGATCCTGATCGTGGAGTTCGCGGAGGAACGGGTGCGTGACGGGATGAACGCCTTCGACGCCGCGATCGAGGCGGCCCGGCTGCGCCTGCGGCCGATCCTGATGACCAGCCTCGCCTTCGTGTTCGGCGTGCTGCCGCTGGCGCTGTCCACCGGCGCGGGCGCGGGCGGGCAGAACGCGATCGGCGGGTCGGTGGTCGGCGGCATGCTGTCCGCCACCGTGTTCGCCATCTTCTTCGTGCCGATGTTCTTCGTGGTGATCGCCCGCCTGTTCAAGCACGGGCAGACCGATCAGCCATCGCTGAACAACGACGTGGAACCTGATGGCGGCAACAAGTCCTCCGACGGCGGCGAGACTGTTCAAGGCGGCCCGGCGCCGCAGGGAGCCTGACGTGAAGACCAAGTCCCTCCTCGCGGTCCTGGCGGCTGCGACGATGCTCGCCGGGTGCAATCTCGCGCCCGATTACAGCCGACCCACCGGCGCCGTGCCGGTCGTGCTGCCCGAAGGCGGCATCTACCCGCCGGCTGCGACCGACGCGCCCGACATCACGCGCGTCGGCTGGCGCGACTTCTTCCTCGATCCCCGGCTTCAGCAAGTGATCGAGACGTCGCTCGCCAACAATCGCGACCTGCGGATCGCGGCGGGCAACGTGCTGCAGACGCGGGCGCAGCTGCGGGTCCAGCGTTCGGCGCTGCTGCCCACCGCCACGATCGGCGGCTCCGCCACCTACACCAACAACCCGCTGGGAGCGGCGGGCGCGGCAGGCGGCGGCGGCGCGCTGCCGGGTGGCGGCGGCGTCAACCCGGGCGCGGGCGTCGGCACCGGCGGCGGTTCGAACCTGGAGATCTATTCGGTCAATGCCGGCATCTCCGCCTTCGAACTCGACCTGTTCGGCCGTATCCGCAATCTCAGCCGCGCGGCCCAGGAACAGGTCTTCGCCAGCGAGGAGGCGCAGCGGTCCACCCGCATCAGCCTGATCGCGGAGATCGCCAATACCTGGCTGACCATGGCCGCCGACCAGGAACAGCTGCGCCTTGCGCGCGAGACGCTGGACACGTTCCAGCAGACGCTGGACCTGACCACCGCCCAGTTCCGCATCGGCGTTGGTTCGGAACTGGAGGTGCGGCAGGCACAGACCAGCTACGACGCCGCGCGGGCCGATATCGCGGCGCTGGAAACGCGCGTGGCGCAGGACCAGAACGCGCTGAACCTGCTGGCGGGCACGACGATCCCGGCGGAGCTGCTGCCGGCCGAGCTTGCCGAGACCGACTACACGCTGGATGCACTGCCGGCGAACCTGTCGTCGGACGTGCTGCTGCGCCGGCCCGACGTGCTGCGGGCCGAACACCTGCTGATCGCGGAAAGCGCCAATATCGGCGCGGCGCGCGCCGCCTTCTTCCCGTCCATCTCGCTGACAGGGACCATCGGCACGATCGGCCTGGCCCTGTCGGGCCTGTTCACCGGCGGCAGCTACACCTACACCGCCGCACCGGCCGTCTCGCTGCCGATCTTCGATGGTGGGGAGCGGCAGGGCAATCTCGATTTCGCCCGCGCATCGCAGCAGGTCGCGCTGGCGACCTACGAGCAGACGATCCAGACCGCCTTCCGCGAGGTGAGCGACGCGCTGGCGCAGCGTGGGCGCATCGGCGACCAGTTGGACGCGCAGGCCAGCCGGGCGGAAGCCGCGTCCGGCGCGGCGCGCCTGTCCGATGCCCGGTTCCGCGCCGGGGTTGATTCGTTCCTGGTCACGCTGGACGCGCAGCGCACCGCCTATGCGGCGGAGCAGCAGCTCGTCACCACCCGCCTGACGCGCGCCAGCAACCTGGTGGAGCTGTACCGTTCGCTCGGCGGCGGGCTGAGCTGACGCGGGCGGGCGCGAGCGTGACCGACGAGCGCCTGGATCGCCGCCGCGAGGGCCTGATCCAGGCGGCCGAGCAGCTGTTCCTGGAACAGGGCGTGGAGCGCACCGCGCTGGCCGACGTGGTCAAGCGCGGGGGCGGGTCGCTGGCGACATTGTACAAGCTGTTCGGCGGCAAGGCCGGCCTGCTGGAAGCGGTGATGCAGGCCCGGGTGGCGCAGAGCGGCGTGCGCATGGTGGCCTTCGCCGCGACCGCGCCGTCCCCGCGCGAGGTGCTGCTGCGGCTGGCGCGTGACCTGCGACGCAGGGCGGACGATCCGGCGGAGGTCGCGCTGTCCCGCGTCCTGATCGCCTCCAGTATCGAGGATCCGGCATTTGCCAGCCGCTTCTATGGCAAGACCTTCGTGGACGCGCGCGCGCATCTGGAACGGCTGTTCGTACGATGGCAGGAGGACGGGCACGCGCTGACGGCGGAACCGTCCCTGCTCGCCGCCATGTTCCTGGGGATGTTCGTGTTCGAGCTGCAATCGCAGGCGATCAGCCATGGCTGCATCGCGGAAGGCGACGAACAATGCCTGGAACAGAAGGTCAGCTTCTTCTGCCACGCTGCAGGGCTAGACTGACCGCATGAAAAAGGGGGCGCCCGGCCAGTGCCGGACGCCCCCTTTCCATATTTCCATATCGGTCGAACCGATCAGTCGGCGGCGGCTTCTTCCACCGACTCGTCCTGCACGTCGGCCTCGATCTTGTCGCCGGCCTCGTCGGTCGCCTTGCCGGCGGCATCGACGGCGCCGCTGA includes the following:
- a CDS encoding DUF969 domain-containing protein; protein product: MSALPLIGIVLVVVGFVLRFNPLLVVAVAGIATGLLAGLELVRVIEALGRAFNDNRYISVSWIVLPVIGLLERYGLQERARALIGAVRGATMGRLLLLYLGFRQLTAALGLKDIGGHPQAVRPLLAPMALAAAETSHGDLAEDEREQVLGMAAATDNIGLFFGEDIFFAIASILLIQGVFESAGYPLTPLQLSVWAIPTALCAFAIHGGRVLWFDRRLGRGRP
- a CDS encoding TetR/AcrR family transcriptional regulator; this translates as MKPDRAGRAQERRSHLLAVARRLFEQQGFHQTGIAQIATESGIKVGQIYRDFASKEAIIAAICESDVAAWLEEDVLAAAVEQADPQAIWAWLGRFNQSDTSNDYALVAEIIAEAARNERVAEIYRALDDRVLDSLSAALVAIAPPDTDQAAINAFAQFILTFGVGVASRTIVHGEAGAELARAMMDRFLRSEMTTLFKCHRPQDCRASTHDDA
- a CDS encoding DUF979 domain-containing protein, yielding MITLEWLYLLTGAVFAAWSVLSVRDRANPKRWGNGAFWGLVAASFLAGSHLSDLANGILVLALVALAGTGRIGRSAPATTSPAERSALAARHGNRLFVPALVIPLTAVIGTLLYSYTPLGTTGLFEARRETLILLGIGTLLALAVAFRTLRPPLAAPLQEGRRLMDSIGWAALLPQMLAALGGIFALAGVGEIIGGFAGAAIPEGSLFLSVALYCLGMAGFTIIMGNAFAAFPVMATAIGIPVLVQQYGGNAPVVGAIGMLAGFCGTLLTPMAANFNIVPAALLDLKSQYGVIRMQWGTAVPLLACNLLLIYWLAFP
- a CDS encoding hydantoinase B/oxoprolinase family protein; translated protein: MMPDQPAWRFAIDRGGTFTDVIAISPAGRLLVAKLLSEDPGRYADAASEAVRRLMAEHGPGPIAELRIGTTVATNALLERTGERVALLTTAGFADGLRIGTQARPDIFARHIVLPDQLAERVVEVAERVGVDGTVLVPLDEGAVRAQLASLRADGFAAVAIVLVHGWTHVAHERRIAELAREAGFAQVSASHEVAPLIRYVPRGDTTVVDAYLSPVLARYVATLRANLPDHRALSFMQSGGGLAQADAFRGKDAILSGPAGGVVGMVAAAAPLGHDRLIGFDMGGTSTDVCHYAGRHELSTEEVVAGVRVAAPAMRIHTVAAGGGSICRYDGVRFAVGPASAGAQPGPACYGRGGPLTVTDCNLALGRIDPAHFPRVFGADGQQPLDPQASRLRLEEVADQLGGGMDVDAIAEGFLAIAVENMAAAIRRISVARGHDVRGYALACFGGAGGQHAARVADALGMETVLVHPLASVLSAWGIGLAPVQAIRERTLGTPLLDGFGSGLAALEAKARQSLLDQSVPDEAITLASRARLRFADSDTALTLDCADPAAMDTAFRAEHRRRFGTADAHTPVIVEALSVAATGRVGGLAELAAEPLPVSDFASGSGWRTLPRGALHAGQAIPGPALVIDPGSTTVVEPGWTASLADEGTLVLRREGARMARGTADTARDPVRLEIMGNLFMAIAEEMGAVLQATASSVNIKERLDFSCALFDAQGRLIANAPHIPVHLGSMGESVAHVIAMRGSGTDGRARDGRGMLRGDAYALNDPYHGGTHLPDITLIVPVFWDKDSTVPDAFVAARGHHADVGGSAPGSMPPGSTDITQEGVLIDNLLVAENGTLLGPELRAVLGSGEWPARRPDRNLADLAAQLAACTRGAELLAGAAAEHGGAVITAYMGHVLDQSAESVRRLLATMDDGAFTYAMDNEAEVTVAIRVDRQARTAVFDFTGTSAQLAGNFNAPRSITRAAALYVLRTLIDDAVPLNDGCLQPVTLIVPDGSMLSPHPPAAVVAGNVETSQVVTDALFAATGRLAPSQGTMNNFTFGDDTRQYYETICGGSGAGPDHPGTDAVQTHMTNSRLTDPEILETRLPVRLDRFAIRRGSGGRGLHPGGDGVEREVTFLKPMRANILANRRAVPPRGLAGGGDALPGENWVRRADGSVERLGATGSAQMEPGDTFVIHTPGGGGFGEPEA
- a CDS encoding DUF2891 domain-containing protein, translating into MTLTPDIAARFAPIALGHVAREYPHKLDHVLVADADALPPRVLHPVFFGSFDWHSCVHGWWTLLTLRRLFPDMAPADEIDTLAAGTFTAEKLAVELAYLDRPSARGFERPYGWAWLLALHHAAERLSPDLLGPALEPLARRFAGMLGDYLQVLTYPITTGTHFNTAFALVLAREWAVGRDPALLAAIDRYAMDGYAGRSDYQGWEPGGDEFLSPALTAALLLARVMPAGEFARWFDAFLPAGRIAGRLTPAIVSDRSDGKIAHLDGLNLSRAWCLNGIAAATPDRAAELRAVAETHLAAGLDHVAGDYMGEHWLASFALLALLARG